The Microaerobacter geothermalis genome includes the window TACAAAGGCATGGAAGGAAAAAAGTTGGTACGATTTTAAAAGGTGAGGTGGTATACATGAAAATTTATACAAAAACTGGTGATTCAGGGAAAACCAGTTTGATTGGTGGGAGGGTTGATAAGGATCATCTGCGTGTCGAAGCCTATGGAACAGTTGATGAGCTATGCTCTTATGTTGGCGAAGCGATTACCCGGCTAAATCCAGAAAAAGACCAGGATGTTATTGCAGAATTAACTGAAATCCAACTGGAGCTTTTTGATGCGGGGGCCGATTTGGCAAATTGGAAGAAAGTACGGGATTGTAAAATCAATCAGGAGATGATTGAACGGTTGGAGCAATGGATCGACCGCCATTTGGATTCAGCACCTGAAGTGAAGAAATTTATCCTGCCAGGTGGTCATCCAACTTCTTCGATGATTCATATCTGCCGAACGGTAACCAGAAGGGCTGAAAGAAGGGTAGTCTCTTTGGCAAAGGTTGAGGCGATCAATGAAGAAGTCAGAAAATATCTA containing:
- a CDS encoding cob(I)yrinic acid a,c-diamide adenosyltransferase, whose translation is MKIYTKTGDSGKTSLIGGRVDKDHLRVEAYGTVDELCSYVGEAITRLNPEKDQDVIAELTEIQLELFDAGADLANWKKVRDCKINQEMIERLEQWIDRHLDSAPEVKKFILPGGHPTSSMIHICRTVTRRAERRVVSLAKVEAINEEVRKYLNRLSDYFFALARAMNARNQVGDILYDRGRDVFR